A stretch of Brassica napus cultivar Da-Ae chromosome C6, Da-Ae, whole genome shotgun sequence DNA encodes these proteins:
- the LOC106348459 gene encoding protein BIG GRAIN 1-like B: MDPWDNNTIDHQYRRRDHRHPSFSSTLLDQIYRSTDDSSDVSMRKKQNRAASLDENRVCLEKILLNRRKTADDFAVNRRKTAEDFVRSRNPNTVTVEPVFFKHSSSSSSDSSGFSSSESDSFYRRTRSSRSLPEIHHHPKPIRIAVERPNNNNNNKVKSKALKMYSDLKKVKQPISPGGRLATFLNSLFTGNTKKPNKTVSTATSSHTTCSSASSFSRSCLSKTTSSSEKSKRSVRFCPVNVILDENSARHHRSLDTRESRVMEENRRVIEAAKELIRTYQKNKNVVNISVEEEDDDAASCASSDLFELDNLSSIGIERYREELPVYETTRLNTNRIISR, translated from the coding sequence ATGGATCCTTGGGATAACAACACTATAGACCACCAGTACCGCCGCCGAGATCACCGCCATCCTTCCTTCTCCTCCACTCTCCTCGACCAAATCTACCGCTCCACCGACGACTCCTCCGACGTCTCCATGAGGAAGAAACAGAACCGCGCCGCCTCTCTCGACGAGAATCGCGTCTGCCTCGAGAAAATCCTCCTTAACCGCCGCAAAACCGCCGATGATTTCGCCGTTAACCGCCGCAAAACCGCCGAAGATTTCGTTAGATCCAGGAATCCGAACACCGTCACCGTCGAGCCAGTTTTCTTCAAGCATTCGAGCTCCAGCTCCTCCGACTCGAGCGGATTCTCCTCCTCCGAGTCCGATTCCTTCTACAGACGAACTCGCTCCTCGCGTTCCCTGCCGGAGATTCACCATCATCCTAAGCCGATTCGAATCGCCGTCGAGAGACctaacaacaataataataataaagtgaAATCGAAGGCGTTGAAGATGTACAGCGATTTGAAGAAAGTGAAGCAGCCGATCTCTCCCGGCGGGCGTCTCGCCACGTTCCTCAACTCTCTCTTCACCGGAAACACAAAGAAACCTAATAAAACCGTTTCCACCGCCACGTCATCACACACCACTTGTTCGTCAGCGTCTTCCTTCTCCAGATCTTGCTTGAGCAAAACGACGTCGTCCAGCGAAAAATCGAAACGGTCTGTTCGTTTCTGCCCCGTCAACGTCATCCTCGACGAGAACTCCGCTCGTCATCATCGAAGCTTGGATACTCGTGAGAGCCGAGTTATGGAGGAGAATCGTCGCGTGATTGAAGCAGCCAAGGAGCTTATCAGAACTTACCAGAAGAATAAAAACGTCGTCAACATCTCCgtcgaagaagaagacgatgatgCTGCGAGTTGCGCGAGCTCTGACCTGTTTGAATTGGATAATCTATCGTCGATAGGGATCGAAAGGTATCGCGAAGAGCTTCCCGTCTACGAAACAACTCGTTTGAACACGAATCGTATTATCTCCAGATGA
- the LOC106352066 gene encoding ubiquitin-like protein ATG12A, which yields MAETESPSSVRKVVVHLRATGGAPILKQSKFKIPGTDKFAKVIDFLRRQLHSDSLFVYVNSAFSPNPDESVNDLYNNFGFDGKLVVNYAFSMAWG from the exons ATGGCGGAGACAGAGTCACCGAGCTCTGTTCGTAAAG TTGTTGTTCATCTGAGAGCTACTGGAGGCGCTCCTATTCTCAAACAATCTAAATTCAAG ATCCCAGGAACTGATAAATTTGCTAAAGTGATTGACTTTTTAAGAAGACAGCTTCATTCTGACTCATTG TTTGTCTATGTGAACAGTGCTTTCTCGCCAAATCCTGATGAATCAGTAAACGATCTATACAAT AACTTTGGCTTTGATGGTAAACTGGTGGTTAACTATGCGTTTTCAATGGCGTGGGGATAA